AAAGTGTTTATTTTTTAATCATCACATTCACAGGTATGCATAAATTAGTATTTCTTGACAGACCACCCTGATCCGGGATCATCTCCAATCAGATCCCTTTGGTACAACAGTGGAACAAAAGAAGTCTAAATGGATGTGAACTCCGTGAAAAAAATGAGCAAACTTAGATAGCAACATAAAGTGCGCAAGGGCTAGCAAGTGGAGAGCAAACCTTACAGCAGCAGCGATTCCGTATGGTATCATATACACCAATGAAATAGTCGTAAGGCTGTTCACAAAGATAATAAGAACTTAGTTGCATTGATCAATTACAGAAATGGAAGAAGCAAAATGTAAGCTAATATGAAGCGTCCAGAATTGACTGAATCAAATCATACCATATCGAGAGTACTGAGGTTTCGAGTTGTGGCTTAGGTAAAAGTCCAGATAGAAGGATTAATAACTCAAATGACCACCATTCCAGACTACAGCCATCAAAACAGCAAAACTGTTATGAAACTAAGAAATGAGAGAGATAAGGAAAAGCTTAAAATTTCATTAACAAATCAATGACAGGGATTTTACCAAATCATTACAGCAGAAGGAACCGATACACGTAAGAACTCTCCACACCCTTGAAATGCTTCCTTTGTTAGGGATGTACGAGTTAACTCACATGAGGGAGAATATGCCACATATAATCCGAGAAAGACCACATTGATCCAGTATGATATACCAATTGCTAAACCAGCTCCAATACTTCCCAACCCAGATTTATAAACTAAAAcccaacaaagaggtatgtggatAACTACTGCAATTGAAGTACTTAATAGCATGGGAATGATTAGACTCTGAGATTGGAAATATCTCATTAGCGGCTGAAGAGCTGCATAAGCAAATACTGCAGGGACCAAACTTGTCGCATATTTGCCAGCTTCAAGTGCGATTAAGGGGTCTTGACCTGTGAAAGTAAGTAGTTTCCCAATCGAAACCCATAGGAGAGCAATTGGGATGCAAACCAAGGTAAGAGAGATTGTTGCACTCCAAGTATAAACCCCTAGTTTTCGATATTGCTTTGCTCCAAAAGCTTGTCCTGATAGAGTTTCCAATCCACTTGCCATTCCTAGCTGGTTGTCATGTAAAAAGAGAGATATGCGTCAGCAATGTAAAATTCAGAGAAAGCCAACATACTTCAACCTCTTTACACAGGTAACAAACGTAAAATGCAGTATGCACCACCTTTGACATAACAGCAGTtacattgaaaaataaaatttcatgTCAGGGGCATTAAAAACTAGAAACTTCGCTTGACCCACAACCATTCATTTGCACCAACTTTGGGACACTATGAATCCGATAGATAGACCACCTACAGAAATACACCCGACTAATCCATTACCATAAACTAGACCAAGCTATTTCCTTCTTATACCTTCGATTAGTATCACAACCTCACAGATTAAAACAAAAGACAACCTCACAAACTCGAAAATGACCACCAGCCATTTGATAGACAAGATAACCAGCaattaactttttttctttttctcattaATGCATTGAACAATCTCATAGGTGCCTTTCTAATAGAAAATCGGAAATGGTAAACTTCATAGAGAGTTGAAACACAGAGGAGATGAGACCCTCCTACACCATGCCCCTCGGCCAATTAATCAATTGTCTATCACTATATACAAATAAAACTTGATGCAGCAGAGAAGTTCAATTCTTCTCTTGTAATTCTAATTAACCACTAACCGTGTGACAAGTGATTGTCCGCACTCTCCTTGgcaacaatacaaattcaattttTCGTTTCCTCTATATTGAATGTCATTGTTGATCTTATTGTTTTATCGCAATCAAAATTTCCATACTATTGTAACAGGAAGGGAACTAGTTTGCCATGACAATGATACCATAACAATTATTACAGAACCTCTACAGGGCAGAGCAAACAGTTGCATAATAAGTCATTTTCAGGTGCAAATAGTCAAttcaattcattcattcaaaaaaacAAGATTGGCAAAGATTTGATTGATAAATGGGATTGGGATTACCATAAGGCTGAAACCAGTAACACCACAAAGGGAAGTAGCAAGAGCAGCACTAGATAAAGAAAGTTCACCAAGATGACCAACCATCATCATAGATACAACTTGTAATAGATACATAGATAAGGTAACAGCAACCATTGGACCGCCAATATAACTTGCAACTTTTGCTTCTTGCACAAACACACCCCATGTAAACCCAATCTCTCTTCTCGAATCTTCTCCTACCTTCAATAACCGTGCTTCCTCCTCCATATCTCCCTTCATTCTCTAtccctttttttctttctccaccaaaacaaaatcaaagacgcagcagagaaagaaaagaagaagaaaggaaagacCTCTTTGGAAAGGGTAGAGACAAGACGAGACTAGTCTTTATCAGAAAAAATCTCCTTTCTttgccgatttttttttttttttattattattatgtttttCCGAgggaatttgtttttttttcgtgCTACTCGAGATTCAACAATTTTTGTTGTTTATCGGAACAAAGACCGACAACACTGCGTTAATTATAGGATCACGGGACTTGTTGATTGTTTGGCCTTTCGCTTTTTGTCCGGCGCTCGGACCCCCGGGTAAACGTGCCcgaatatacttatctatctacTCAGGATTCTGATCTCAATAACCCACCAGCAGCATATCAAAAAGCCGTGGTGGTAAACTATTCTGACATGTGTATGCAGGCGAAATCAAGCGATGTGCTTGTGTTCCTAATTGCGCCGAACTCTACTTTCGGCAGCTGTCCTGTCTGGAGCGTGGTAGGGCGTTAATAGTAATACCCCCCATTTGTGCTGGGACGAGCACTATCCGGACCAGGTGGCTTTTACAGATTAGCGTCTTTAAACTTTACCTTTAGGGGCACTTTTGAGGTGTATTAAGTTTCATTTCTCATGAAAATAAATAGTGGGTTACCCTTTTGCAATCACAATCCGAGTATCCGACCGCCGCTCTACCTAGGGGAAACCGGACGTTAAAGCCCGACCAAACTTTGGAATAGAATTCCTCCAAAGCCCAAACCATTAGACTAGATCTAAAATCAGCTGCTGATCACTATGCTCCGATCCCGACTCCTGCCGAAACAAAACCATACACACAACATTTTCTATCGACATGATCGAATTGACAACTGGAAGTGgcgattttctttcttttatcacTGTCGGCAAACACCTTGCCACCATGTGATGATCGAATTATATAGTTTTGTGTAAAGATTGGATATATAGAACTAGAGATTGAATTGGcgtacagagagagagagagagagcagcaGTAGACGTACCATAACACTGAAGCCGGTAACAGTGCAGATTGAAGTTGCAAGAGCAGTACTAGATAGAGACAATTCATCAACATGACCAACCATCATGATTGATATAACTTGCATGAGCTTTAGAGCTAAGGCCACTCCAACCATCGGACTAGCAATGTAACCTGCCTTCTTCCCCTCCTCTGCAAGCACACCCCATGTGAATGATCTCACATCATCTTCCTTTCCTCCTTTCTTCAACGGAGACAATAGACCTTCATCCATTTTATCCCCTTTCTCTCCAAAATCACAAGAATTAGATGTTGAAGTTAAGGTTCAGATGAGACTACAGAAATATAAATTGATGACATTATTGGTTTATATCTTTAATAAAGCTAGATCCTTGGGGGTTGGCAGATCCAGATTAGGCTGCCAGCTACTTGATTCCATGATGTCTTCATCTGTTAGTGCAGCTCGTGCTTATTATATTGTACTTCATTTTACAACACAAATGCATTACGTAACTTTTTAGTTGGCCGCCTTAATGAGATAGTTGTgcaaggaaaaccgctaaaaaacaAACAAAGGCAAACAATGTTGATAGCTTTGCCATCGAGGATGTCTTCCTCCGTGGAACAAGCTATAAACAATTTTTCAGTCCAAAACATTTGACTTTTTTCAACCATATTTATAACCAGATAAAAAATGGTTACACATGGAACAATACTCCCCTGTATTCTATTATTTTGTATCTACTTTTACTTCTTATATTTGATTTTTGTTATACGGTGAGCTTTGTTCATGGGAATGCTAAAATTGTttgtgttagagcaatgctcggttgaactcaatAGCATTGGTGTCTCAAGTTAGCTGTCAAATTTAGATGacaaaacgcattcttgatttagtttaCTAAAgtaagtttcggactagattaggtttaAGAAGTAGACTATTAAATCAAAGCTATCcttgaagaatacatgaagacaTATTGGAGAACTCATTAAAGGTTAGTAACAAACTCTTGATGCTCTTAAACTTATATAAGTGTGGCTAAGGTTGATTTCGTGAATACGAAATTGTACACGAAATTTTGGCAATAATTCGCGAACCTAAATCGTGAATAcgtgaccaaaagcctattttggTCAAGCATTTGGGTGTTTCCTAACCTAGACAAGGTAGCTTTGTTTCTAAGCAATCTAGCcttgatcattcactataaataagggtttatgtaaccacacaacctatctgaaaaagcgggggtctaacaaccacacccaatatttcgcttagcaatctgtatggacaaactccaatgtatttttaagagaatcaactagatagtcagactcaatcttaataaatgtatatcaaagagttatatctcagcttctcgattcaatacttactcaagcaaatagaaatctgcgagtctaactgaatacaagagaaatcatttgaacggtaccaaagaccaatgttgaaggatcaatcaatttcaatcaacaaccaaaggttggatttcccaattgatcgattcaatgcacaacctgtgatatttcaattatataacaaaatataatgcggaaaagaaataacacagacaccagaagttttgttaacgaggaaaccgcaaatgcagaaaaaccccgggacctagtccagattgaacacacactgtattaagccgctatagacactagcctactacaaactaacttcggtctagactgtagttgaaccccaatcaatctgacacagatacaaggtacaattgcgctccttaaatCTCTGATCCTAAcaggacactacgcacttgattcccttagctgatctcacccacaactaagagttgctacgacccaaagtcgaagactttaataaacaaatctgtatcacactgaaaagtataggtaatagataaatctgtctcccacagaaatacctacgagtttttgttccgtcttttgataaatcaagttgaacaggaaccaattgataacccgtacttatattcccgaagaacagcctagaattatcaatcacctcagaataatattaatcgactagcgaaacaagatattgtggaatcacaaacgatgagacgaaggtgtttgtgactacttttatattttgcctatcggagaaattaatctcaagccaatcttacgattgtactcaaacacgatagaaacagcaagatcagatcacgcaactacagagaaaatagttaggtttggcttcacaatcccaatgaagtcttcaagtcgttaacctacagggtctcgatagacacctaaggttaaaggagaatcgactctagctaatacaactagtatcacacaggaggtgtggggattaggtttcccagttgctagagttctcccttatatagtcttcaaatcagggtttgcaatcaatgttagcttagtaacaaagcattcaatattcactgttagatgaaaacctgattagattcaagctaatatctttcaaccgttagatcgaacttag
This genomic stretch from Papaver somniferum cultivar HN1 chromosome 5, ASM357369v1, whole genome shotgun sequence harbors:
- the LOC113282176 gene encoding protein DETOXIFICATION 12-like isoform X2, which encodes MDEGLLSPLKKGGKEDDVRSFTWGVLAEEGKKAGYIASPMVGVALALKLMQVISIMMVGHVDELSLSSTALATSICTVTGFSVMLGMASGLETLSGQAFGAKQYRKLGVYTWSATISLTLVCIPIALLWVSIGKLLTFTGQDPLIALEAGKYATSLVPAVFAYAALQPLMRYFQSQSLIIPMLLSTSIAVVIHIPLCWVLVYKSGLGSIGAGLAIGISYWINVVFLGLYVAYSPSCELTRTSLTKEAFQGCGEFLRVSVPSAVMICLEWWSFELLILLSGLLPKPQLETSVLSICLTTISLVYMIPYGIAAAVSTRVSNELGAGRPQAARLAVCSVMIIALIELVIISVGLFACRNIMGYAYSNEKEVVDYVTDMVPLICVSVIVDSLQGVLSGVARGCGWQHIGAYVNLGAFYLAGIPVAVLLGFRLHYGGRGLWIGILTGSLIQTAMLAFITCRTDWEYQARNAKERMHQGLEVSVA
- the LOC113282176 gene encoding protein DETOXIFICATION 12-like isoform X3, with product MDEGLLSPLKKGGKEDDVRWGVFVQEAKVASYIGGPMVAVTLSMYLLQVVSMMMVGHLGELSLSSAALATSLCGVTGFSLMLGMASGLETLSGQAFGAKQYRKLGVYTWSATISLTLVCIPIALLWVSIGKLLTFTGQDPLIALEAGKYATSLVPAVFAYAALQPLMRYFQSQSLIIPMLLSTSIAVVIHIPLCWVLVYKSGLGSIGAGLAIGISYWINVVFLGLYVAYSPSCELTRTSLTKEAFQGCGEFLRVSVPSAVMICLEWWSFELLILLSGLLPKPQLETSVLSICLTTISLVYMIPYGIAAAVSTRVSNELGAGRPQAARLAVCSVMIIALIELVIISVGLFACRNIMGYAYSNEKEVVDYVTDMVPLICVSVIVDSLQGVLSGVARGCGWQHIGAYVNLGAFYLAGIPVAVLLGFRLHYGGRGLWIGILTGSLIQTAMLAFITCRTDWEYQARNAKERMHQGLEVSVA
- the LOC113282176 gene encoding protein DETOXIFICATION 12-like isoform X1 produces the protein MKGDMEEEARLLKVGEDSRREIGFTWGVFVQEAKVASYIGGPMVAVTLSMYLLQVVSMMMVGHLGELSLSSAALATSLCGVTGFSLMLGMASGLETLSGQAFGAKQYRKLGVYTWSATISLTLVCIPIALLWVSIGKLLTFTGQDPLIALEAGKYATSLVPAVFAYAALQPLMRYFQSQSLIIPMLLSTSIAVVIHIPLCWVLVYKSGLGSIGAGLAIGISYWINVVFLGLYVAYSPSCELTRTSLTKEAFQGCGEFLRVSVPSAVMICLEWWSFELLILLSGLLPKPQLETSVLSICLTTISLVYMIPYGIAAAVSTRVSNELGAGRPQAARLAVCSVMIIALIELVIISVGLFACRNIMGYAYSNEKEVVDYVTDMVPLICVSVIVDSLQGVLSGVARGCGWQHIGAYVNLGAFYLAGIPVAVLLGFRLHYGGRGLWIGILTGSLIQTAMLAFITCRTDWEYQARNAKERMHQGLEVSVA